In the genome of Notamacropus eugenii isolate mMacEug1 chromosome 5, mMacEug1.pri_v2, whole genome shotgun sequence, one region contains:
- the WDR62 gene encoding WD repeat-containing protein 62 isoform X3 translates to MAATEPGVGGYVRSEAGPRGEREKQLPLAAGGPGPVRRSLVSPPPPPPLCLRRRVKLLPGPEETVQSRVTLEKVLGITAQNSSGLTCDPNTGHIAYLAGCVVVILDPKKSKQQHIFNTARKALSALSFSPDGRYIVTGENGHRPAVRIWDVEEKSQVAEMLGHKYGVACVAFSPNMKYIVSMGYQHDMVVNVWDWKKDSVVASNKVSCKVIAISFSEDSSYFVTVGHRHVKFWFLEMSKEVKVTGTVPLVGRSGILGELHNNVFCGVACGRGRMAGNTFCVSYSGLLCQFNEKRVLEKWINLKVSLSSCLCVSEDLIFCGCTDGTVRIFQAHDMHYVTNLPKPHYLGVDVAQGLDPSFLFCRKAQSVYPDTVALAFDPHHHWLSCVYKDHSIYVWDIQDLTKVGKVWSDLFHSSYVWNVEVYPEFEDQRACLPSGSFLTCSSDNTIRFWNMENSPTSGRPKNVFSNNLLKVVYVENDIQHLQDISHFPDRGNENGTPVDMKSGVRVMQVSPDGQHLASGDRSGNLRIHELRFMDELIKVEAHDAEVLCLEYSKPETGNGDIQMISCGADKSIYFRSAQKVSDGLHFVRTHHVAEKTTLYDMDIDITQKYVAVACQDRNVRVYNTVNGKQKKCYKGSQGDDGSLLKVHVDPSGTFLATSCSDKSISVIDFYSGECIAKMFGHSEIVTGMKFTYDCRHLITVSGDSCIFIWQLGPEITNCMKQHLMEIDHIEQQRKIKETKWTSQLRRETYVSIPSGTCSLSPGEQTEDELEDECEQEQLLQTPTKDSLETDPRCLLTNGKLPLWAKRLLGDDDVDGATFHAKRSYQPHGRWAERADREPIKTILDARDLNYYFSPVNPDMLDDSGLEKVEPHSLAQLLTETECQEGQSQMESGSPCPDFLQLDPESPKASDIIIYTLEPEAIPDNSEYHLKETDISPCQWANDYLQVNSVLPGDLEHQPEGGDSLESEAEKEVETVDLEGSFKAIHSSPPQAKTGKSSFEEIPLVPESAPGVEFIRHEGPIPPSSSLPQTPEQEKFLRHHFETLTDSHPEELFNGSLKDVEPLEEVESEKSFFLNPRLSISAQFLSRFQKNPRFAHTFPPTLPLQLVKPLEASALRGEGAKAQRADGSRGTAGVSNELLGEKTDESTETLPPASWCPLSKTDPLATVPSFLPFPKTLLPLVSGITNIVPGPPPEALLGLPLEKERERKLKQSPPLSSALARGSRELPIHSYVEAAMSSRAKMSRSVSLGENFTPTLAEPPQSLDGLKRPLSMGELSTVGQDGLPSSTSELNSRERGQGLPLWGNHEARASLRLDLPNVCDHLLMTPRSPPPAPAPGPPETGLKRGWVQGSLASVETAPAVFLARDTPDMKNMGLYEAGFFQRLSGTEPPAQAHTEDPATIQSLGPRVIYSESCLLEPLPVPQLSMSNVERITEKLRFSFQEALDLYNLVISSPQVRGEQQQVQAELSSTFRWIRGQLEAVAWLGGEEVAHPHSPPSSPAPSPAPASAWTLSPSPKARPAPGLPSPLLWSLPSSEVRALLEHYSELLVQAVQRKAGGREIRTGQGSKA, encoded by the exons GTAACTCTGGAGAAAGTACTGGGCATTACAGCTCAAAACAGCAGCGGCTTAACATGTGATCCGAACACAGGCCACATTGCCTACCTGGCTGG tTGTGTGGTGGTGATCTTAGACCCCAAGAAGAGTAAGCAGCAGCACATCTTTAATACTGCGAG GAAAGCCCTGAGTgcactttccttctctcctgaTGGGAGATACATCGTGACTGGGGAG AATGGGCACAGGCCAGCTGTTCGGATTTGGGATGTGGAAGAGAAGAGTCAGGTGGCAGAGATGCTGGGACACAAATACGGGGTGGCATGTGTGGCCTTCTCACCCAACATGAAGTACATCGTGTCCATGGGCTATCAGCACGACATGGTGGTGAACGTCTGGGACTGGAAG AAGGACAGTGTGGTCGCCTCCAACAAGGTGTCCTGTAAGGTCATTGCCATCTCGTTTTCTGAGGACAGCAGCTACTTTGTGACCGTGGGCCACCGGCATGTCAAGTTCTGGTTCTTGGAGATGTCCAAAGAAGTAAAA GTGACTGGCACGGTGCCCCTGGTGGGGCGCTCTGGCATCCTGGGAGAGCTGCACAACAATGTCTTTTGTGGCGTTGCTTGCGGGAGAGGCAGGATGGCGGGCAACACCTTCTGTGTGTCCTACTCTGGTCTCCTCTGCCAATTTAATGAGAAGAGAGTCCTAGAAAAGTGGATCAATCTAAAG GTATCCCTTTCATCATGCTTGTGTGTCAGTGAGGATCTCATCTTCTGTGGCTGCACTGATGGGACAGTGCGCATCTTCCAGGCTCATGACATGCATTATGTGACCAACTTACCCAAGCCCCACTACCTGGGAGTTGATGTGGCCCAAGGCCTGGATCCCAG cttcctcttctgtaggAAGGCTCAGTCAGTCTACCCGGACACAGTGGCACTGGCCTTTGACCCCCACCACCACTGGCTCTCTTGTGTGTACAAGGACCACAGCATCTACGTTTGGGACATCCAAGACCTAACTAAAGTGGGCAAAGTGTGGTCGGATCTTTTCCACAGTTCCTATGTCTGGAATGTTGAG GTTTACCCGGAGTTCGAAGACCAGAGAGCCTGTTTGCCCTCTGGATCCTTTCTGACCTGCTCCTCAGATAACACCATCCGCTTCTGGAACATGGAGAACAGCCCAACTTCTGGCCGGCCCAAGAATGTTTTCAGCAAC AACCTGCTAAAGGTAGTGTATGTAGAAAATGACATCCAGCACCTGCAGGACATATCCCACTTCCCAGACCGGGGAAATGAGAATGGGACTCCTGTGGATATGAAGTCAGGAGTTCGGGTCATGCAAGTCAGTCCTGATGGTCAGCACTTGGCCTCAGGCGACCGGAGTGGAAATCTGAG GATTCATGAGCTCAGGTTCATGGATGAGCTGATTAAGGTGGAGGCCCATGATGCAGAAGTTTTGTGTTTGGAATATTCCAAGCCTGAAACTG GCAACGGAGACATCCAGATGATCAGCTGTGGAGCTGACAAAAGCATCTACTTCCGAAGTGCCCAAAAG GTTTCTGACGGCCTTCATTTTGTACGTACCCATCATGTGGCAGAGAAGACCACGCTTTATGACATGGACATCGATATTACCCAGAAGTATGTTGCTGTGGCTTGTCAGGACAGGAATGTGAG AGTCTACAACACAGTCAATGGCAAACAGAAGAAGTGCTACAAAGGCTCTCAGGGGGATGATGGCTCCTTGCTGAAG GTGCACGTAGACCCTTCAGGTACCTTCCTAGCCACCAGTTGCTCTGATAAGAGCATCTCGGTGATTGACTTCTATTCTGGAGAGTGCATTGCCAAGATGTTTGGACATTCAG AAATTGTCACAGGCATGAAGTTTACTTATGACTGTCGCCACCTAATCACTGTATCTGGAGACAG ttgtatATTTATCTGGCAACTGGGCCCAGAGATCACCAACTGCATGAAACAGCACTTGATGGAAATCGATCACATTGAGCagcagaggaaaataaaagagacAAAGTGGACCAGCCAGCTGAG GCGGGAGACGTATGTGTCTATACCCAGTGGGACGTGCTCCCTGAGCCCTGGAGAGCAGACTGAGGATGAGCTGGAAGACGAGTGTGAACAAGAGCAGCTGCTGCAGACCCCCACCAAGGACAGCTTGGAGACAG ATCCCCGATGCCTGCTGACCAATGGCAAGCTTCCTCTCTGGGCAAAGCGGTTG CTGGGGGATGATGACGTGGATGGGGCCACATTCCATGCTAAGCGGAGCTACCAGCCTCACGGCCGCTGGGCTGAGCGGGCTGACAGAGAGCCCATCAAAACCATTCTGGATGCCCGGGACCTGAATTACTATTTCAGCCCCGTGAACCCTGATATGTTGGATGACTCTGGCCTGGAGAAGGTGGAGCCCCACAGTCTGGCCCAGCTGCTCACTGAG ACAGAGTGCCAAGAGGGCCAAAGCCAGATGGAGAGTGGTTCTCCGTGTCCTGACTTCCTCCAATTGGATCCGGAATCTCCCAAGGCGAGCGACATAATCATTTACACCTTGGAGCCAGAGGCCATCCCGGACAACAG TGAGTACCATCTGAAAGAAACAGACATCTCCCCCTGTCAGTGGGCCAATGATTATCTTCAAGTCAACTCAGTTCTGCCTGGGGATCTGGAGCACCAGCCTGAAG GTGGGGATTCACTGGAGTCCGAGGCCGAAAAGGAAGTTGAGACTGTTGACTTAGAAGGTAGCTTCAAAGCCATTCACTCCTCACCCCCCCAGGCCAAGACAGGGAAGAGCTCATTTGAGGAGATCCCACTAGTCCCAG AGAGCGCTCCAGGGGTGGAGTTCATCAGACATGAGGGGCCCATACCACCCAGTAGCTCTCTGCCACAGACACCGGAGCAGGAGAAGTTCCTTAGACACCATTTTGAAACTCTCACTGATTCCCATCCTGAAG AACTGTTTAATGGTTCCCTGAAGGATGTGGAGCCCCTTGAAGAGGTAGAGTCTGAGAAAAGCTTCTTCCTCAACCCTCGCCTGAGCATTTCTGCCCAGTTTCTTTCTCGTTTCCAGAAAAATCCCAG GTTTGCACACACCTTCCCACCGACACTGCCCCTTCAGTTAGTGAAGCCACTGGAGGCCTCGGCGCTTCGGGGGGAAGGGGCCAAGGCCCAGAGGGCTGATGGGAGCCGTGGCACTGCAGGTGTTTCTAAT GAACTCCTTGGTGAGAAAACAGATGAGAGCACGGAGACCCTACCACCTGCATCCTGGTGCCCACTGAGTAAGACTGACCCTTTGGCCACTGTGCCCTCTTTCCTGCCCTTTCCTAAGACCCTGCTCCCACTGG TCTCTGGTATCACTAACATAGTGCCAGGCCCACCTCCTGAGGCTCTCCTGGGTCTTCCcctggagaaagagagggaaaggaaactgaagcagtcgCCTCCACTGTCCTCAGCCCTGGCCAGGGGCAGCCGAGAACTCCCAATCCATTCCTACGTTGAGGCCGCCATGAGCTCCAGAGCAAAGATGTCCCGAAGCGTATCTCTGGGAGAAAACTTTACTCCTACCCTGGCAGAGCCCCCCCAATCCCTGGATGGCTTGAAGAGGCCTCTGTCAATGGGAGAACTCTCAACAGTGGGGCAAGATGGTTTGCCAAGCAGCACCAGCGAACTGAACAGCAGGGAGAGGGGCCAGGGCCTGCCCCTCTGGGGTAATCATGAAGCCCGAGCCAGCCTGAGGCTGGACCTGCCCAACGTGTGTGACCATCTCCTGATGACTCCCCgatccccaccccctgccccagcCCCTGGGCCTCCTGAGACAGGCCTAAAGAGAGGCTGGGTCCAGGGCTCTCTGGCCTCTGTGGAAACTGCCCCAGCAGTGTTCCTGGCTCGTGACACTCCTGACATGAAGAACATGGGCCTCTATGAGGCAGGCTTCTTCCAGAGACTGTCAGGGACTGAGCCACCAGCTCAGGCCCACACCGAGGACCCAGCTACCATACAATCTCTGGGGCCCAGGGTCATTTATTCTGAATCCTGCCTTTTGGAACCTCTCCCTG TCCCCCAGCTCAGCATGAGCAACGTGGAACGTATCACTGAAAAGCTTCGATTCAGCTTCCAGGAGGCCCTTGACCTTTACAACCTG gTGATTTCCAGCCCCCAAGTGAGAGGGGAGCAGCAGCAAGTCCAAGCAGAACTGTCCTCTACCTTCCGGTGGATACGGGGACAGCTGGAGGCTGTGGCCTggctgggtggggaggaggtggcccacccccactccccaccctcaTCTCCAGCCCCTTCCCCAGCTCCGGCCTCAGCCTGgactctctccccttcccctaaaGCCAGGCCAGCCCCAGGCCTTCCATCTCCTCTGCTGTGGTCCTTGCCCAGCTCAGAGGTCCGAGCCCTGTTGGAACACTACTCAGAGCTGTTGGTGCAGGCCGTTCAAAGAAAGGCGGGTGGTAGGGAGATAAGGACAGGCCAGGGGAGCAAGGCCTGA